In Phocoena phocoena chromosome 19, mPhoPho1.1, whole genome shotgun sequence, a genomic segment contains:
- the FAM187A gene encoding Ig-like V-type domain-containing protein FAM187A produces MNLAQATVLLWVLGSLQAFEIVEKENIFQRTPCPAFLMFDNAAYLADMSFELPCHCKPEEVSAVVWYYQKHLGSGHTKVLTDFDGRVLTEAAQVRVGSDMLVRFSIHMFSLLVFRAQPEDSGLYFCGTRKGDYFYAYDVDIQSSERMVATFEDQGQEPFADEYHGSLRVFTTFWEWTPCDRCGVRGEQWRIGLCYLQSPDLSPRYRKTLPDVVSCGSRAVPRQLRAKARDHVPELLLRSCLVPCEKKKKIQEGVMALFSYVAKVGSRPWLPPVPIQFHQQRLGHGLIISCPGARPEHAVAWDKDHQYLYRTQYLKGVNGSMRVFIDHGNHLHIRFTQLEDRGIYYCWRQGVRIAGLRLGVTSRGRYPVSFSNPEIQAALVLTLIGYLLITAVFITIHLCRCCCYLFRCYPNFSP; encoded by the coding sequence ATGAACCTGGCCCAGGCCACTGTGCTCCTGTGGGTGTTGGGGAGCCTCCAGGCCTTTGAAATCGTGGAGAAGGAGAACATTTTTCAGAGGACCCCCTGCCCAGCGTTCCTGATGTTTGACAATGCAGCCTACCTGGCTGACATGAGCTTCGAGCTCCCCTGCCACTGCAAGCCCGAGGAGGTGTCCGCTGTCGTCTGGTACTATCAGAAGCACCTCGGCAGCGGCCACACCAAAGTGCTGACGGACTTTGATGGGCGGGTCCTGACGGAGGCAGCCCAGGTGCGCGTGGGCAGCGACATGCTGGTCCGCTTCAGCATCCACATGTTCAGCCTGTTGGTCTTCCGGGCGCAGCCCGAGGACTCAGGCTTGTATTTCTGCGGCACCCGCAAGGGGGACTACTTTTACGCCTACGACGTGGACATCCAGAGCAGTGAGAGGATGGTGGCCACCTTCGAGGACCAGGGCCAGGAGCCCTTCGCAGATGAGTACCACGGGAGCCTCCGCGTCTTCACCACCTTCTGGGAGTGGACCCCCTGCGACCGCTGCGGGGTGCGCGGGGAGCAGTGGCGCATTGGCCTGTGTTACCTGCAGAGCCCAGACCTCTCCCCCCGCTACCGCAAGACACTGCCCGACGTGGTGTCCTGTGGTTCACGGGCTGTGCCCAGGCAGCTCCGGGCCAAGGCCAGAGACCACGTCCCCGAGCTGCTGCTTCGGAGCTGCCTGGTGCCCTgcgagaagaagaagaaaatccagGAGGGTGTGATGGCCCTCTTCAGCTACGTGGCCAAAGTGGGCAGCCGGCCTTGGTTGCCCCCGGTGCCCATTCAGTTCCACCAGCAGAGGCTGGGCCATGGACTAATCATCTCCTGTCCCGGGGCCCGGCCGGAGCATGCCGTGGCCTGGGACAAGGACCACCAGTACCTCTACCGCACGCAGTACCTAAAGGGCGTCAACGGGTCCATGAGGGTGTTCATCGACCACGGCAACCATCTCCACATCCGCTTCACCCAGCTGGAAGACCGGGGCATCTACTATTGCTGGCGGCAGGGCGTGCGCATCGCTGGGCTCCGACTGGGCGTGACATCTCGAGGCCGCTACCCAGTCTCGTTCTCCAACCCCGAGATTCAGGCTGCCCTGGTGCTCACCCTGATAGGCTACCTGCTCATCACGGCAGTCTTCATCACTATTCACCTCTGTCGTTGTTGCTGTTACTTATTCCGCTGTTATCCCAACTTCTCCCCCTAG